The genome window TTGCAGCCTCAGACGAGGCAACGGCTTGACCACGGGCGTGAATCCTCTAAAAAGATGGACGGGGTATAAAGGGCAGCAATTATGCGACAAACGCACGCGTAGCGAAACGTGGGGACTGGCGCTCGTTTGCCGCAGACAACGTGTCCCGTTAAGCTTCGGGCCTCACGTAGTAGCGAAGCCGCCATGAGTCCCGGAAACACCTCCACAGCAACACCTGTGCGCATCGCTCCAAGTCCTCTGACGTTGGATACCGCCACCATGGATCGCTTTCTGGCGCATAGCCATCGGCGACGCTATCCGGCGCGTACCGACGTGTTCAGACCCGGCGATCCGGCCGGCACCCTGTACTATGTCGTCAGCGGCTCGGTCAGCATCATCGCGGAGGAAGATGACGACCGCGAGTTGGTGCTGGGCTATTTCGGCAGCGGCGAGTTCGTCGGCGAGATGGGCCTGTTCATCGAATCGGACCAGCGCGAGGTGATCCTGCGCACCCGTACCCCGTGCGAGCTGGCCGAGATCAGCTACGAACGATTGCACCAGTTGTTCCTGGGCTCGCTGTCGGCCGATGCGCCGCGTGTGCTTTACGCGATCGGCGTGCAGCTGTCCAAGCGCCTGCTCGACACCTCGCGTAAGGCCAGCCGCCTGGCGTTCCTGGACGTCACCGACCGCATCGTGCGCACCCTGCACGACCTGGCGCAGGAACCGGAAGCGATGAGTCACCCGCAGGGCATGCAGTTGCGCGTATCGCGGCAGGAGCTGGCGCGGCTGGTCGGCTGCTCGCGCGAGATGGCCGGCCGCGTGCTGAAGAAACTGCAAGTGGACGGCATCCTGCACGCCCGCGGCAAGACCGTAGTACTGTACGGCGCGCGCTGAGCGCAAGGCCGTGACCGCGCGCCGCGCTGGCGGCGGCGGTCCACCGCGATGGTGCTGAGCGAGACGTTCTATTGGTTCGTGCTGGTCGGCCTGGCGGCGCAGCTGGTCGATGGTGCGCTGGGCATGGCCTTCGGCCTGGTGTCCTCGTCGGTGCTGCTGAGCATGGGCCTGCCGCCGGCGGCGGTCAGCGCCAGCGTGCACAGCGCCGAAGTGTTCACCACCGGCGCCTCGGGTCTGTCGCATCTGGCGCTGGGCAATGTCGACAAGCGCCTGT of Xanthomonas translucens pv. cerealis contains these proteins:
- the crp gene encoding cAMP-activated global transcriptional regulator CRP, encoding MSPGNTSTATPVRIAPSPLTLDTATMDRFLAHSHRRRYPARTDVFRPGDPAGTLYYVVSGSVSIIAEEDDDRELVLGYFGSGEFVGEMGLFIESDQREVILRTRTPCELAEISYERLHQLFLGSLSADAPRVLYAIGVQLSKRLLDTSRKASRLAFLDVTDRIVRTLHDLAQEPEAMSHPQGMQLRVSRQELARLVGCSREMAGRVLKKLQVDGILHARGKTVVLYGAR